Proteins found in one Lysinibacillus fusiformis genomic segment:
- a CDS encoding class I SAM-dependent methyltransferase: MSDHYYTSKPQTESKPRHWTFKLLGHTFSFETDAGVFSKSEVDFGSRVLIDAFQMPDIDGAIFDVGCGYGPIGLSIAKTNPDRTVFMMDINERAVALSQKNAQVNGVQNVRIFVSDGLSMVDKDVEAAAILTNPPIRAGKETIFRFYDGAYDRLVSSGELWIVIQKKQGAPSTVSYLEEKFSEVDIVEKKKGYWIVRAKK; the protein is encoded by the coding sequence ATGTCAGATCACTATTATACAAGTAAGCCTCAAACTGAAAGTAAACCACGTCACTGGACATTCAAGTTACTAGGGCATACGTTTTCATTTGAAACGGATGCAGGTGTATTTAGTAAAAGTGAAGTAGATTTTGGATCCCGTGTTTTAATAGACGCTTTTCAAATGCCTGATATTGATGGTGCGATTTTTGATGTAGGTTGTGGATATGGGCCGATAGGGTTATCGATTGCCAAAACTAATCCAGATCGTACCGTTTTTATGATGGATATAAATGAACGTGCAGTTGCGCTTTCGCAAAAAAATGCGCAAGTGAACGGTGTTCAAAATGTGCGAATATTTGTGAGTGACGGCCTATCGATGGTTGATAAAGATGTAGAAGCAGCAGCTATCTTAACGAATCCACCAATTCGTGCGGGGAAGGAAACGATTTTCCGCTTTTACGATGGAGCTTACGATCGACTAGTGTCTTCGGGTGAGCTTTGGATAGTCATTCAGAAGAAACAAGGAGCGCCATCGACAGTAAGTTACTTGGAAGAAAAGTTTTCAGAAGTCGATATTGTAGAAAAGAAAAAAGGGTACTGGATAGTACGCGCAAAAAAATAA
- the rplL gene encoding 50S ribosomal protein L7/L12, translating into MNKEQILEAIKAMTVLELNDLVKAIEEEFGVTAAAPVAVVAGGAAAAEEKTEFDVVLASAGAEKIKVIKVVREITGLGLKEAKEVVDNAPKALKEGVSKDEAEAIKVKLEEVGASVEVK; encoded by the coding sequence ATGAATAAAGAGCAAATCTTAGAAGCTATCAAAGCTATGACAGTTCTTGAATTAAACGATTTAGTAAAAGCTATCGAAGAAGAATTCGGTGTAACAGCTGCTGCTCCAGTAGCAGTAGTTGCTGGCGGTGCTGCTGCAGCTGAAGAAAAAACAGAATTTGACGTAGTATTAGCATCTGCTGGTGCAGAAAAAATCAAAGTAATCAAAGTGGTTCGTGAAATCACTGGTTTAGGTCTTAAAGAAGCTAAAGAAGTAGTAGATAACGCTCCTAAAGCTCTTAAAGAAGGCGTTTCTAAAGATGAAGCTGAAGCAATCAAAGTTAAACTTGAAGAAGTTGGCGCATCTGTAGAAGTTAAGTAA
- the rplJ gene encoding 50S ribosomal protein L10 — MSKAIENKQVQVQEITEKFQGAASVVVVDYRGLNVAQVTELRKQLREAGVEFKVYKNTLTRRAAEAAGLEGINEVLVGPNAIAFSNEDVVAPAKIINEFAKKNEALEIKAGIIEGTISSVEDVKALAELPSREGLLSMLLSVLQAPVRNFALATKAVAEQKEEQGA, encoded by the coding sequence ATGAGCAAAGCAATCGAAAACAAACAAGTACAAGTTCAAGAGATTACTGAAAAATTCCAAGGCGCTGCTTCTGTAGTAGTTGTGGATTACCGTGGTCTTAATGTTGCACAAGTAACTGAGCTTCGTAAACAACTTCGTGAAGCTGGCGTTGAGTTCAAAGTTTACAAAAACACTTTAACTCGTCGTGCTGCTGAAGCTGCTGGCCTTGAAGGAATCAACGAAGTATTAGTTGGTCCTAACGCAATTGCGTTCTCAAATGAAGATGTTGTAGCTCCTGCTAAAATCATCAATGAGTTCGCTAAGAAAAACGAAGCTTTAGAAATTAAAGCGGGTATTATTGAAGGTACTATCTCTTCTGTTGAAGATGTTAAAGCACTTGCAGAACTTCCATCACGCGAAGGTCTACTTTCTATGCTTTTATCTGTACTTCAAGCTCCAGTGCGTAACTTCGCGCTTGCAACAAAAGCTGTTGCAGAACAAAAAGAAGAACAAGGCGCGTAA
- the rplA gene encoding 50S ribosomal protein L1, translated as MAKKGKKLQDAVKLIDRNSLYNAQEAIELAQKTSTVNFDATVEVAFRLGIDTRKNDQQIRGAVVLPNGTGKTQRVLVFAKGEKLKEAEAAGADYVGDAEYIQKIQQGWFDFDVIVATPDMMGEVGKLGRVLGPKGLMPNPKTGTVTFDVTKAIEEIKAGKVEYRADKAGIIHAPIGKVSFSAEKLVENFLAVFDVVQKAKPAAAKGTYMKSVNITTTMGPAIKVDASNVVVK; from the coding sequence ATGGCTAAAAAAGGTAAAAAACTGCAAGATGCAGTAAAGTTAATTGATCGTAACTCACTATACAATGCACAAGAAGCAATCGAACTTGCTCAAAAAACTAGCACAGTAAACTTCGACGCTACTGTAGAAGTTGCTTTCCGTTTAGGTATTGATACTCGTAAAAACGACCAACAAATCCGTGGTGCAGTAGTGCTACCAAACGGTACTGGTAAAACTCAACGCGTATTAGTATTCGCAAAAGGTGAAAAACTTAAAGAAGCTGAAGCAGCTGGTGCTGACTATGTAGGCGATGCAGAATACATCCAAAAAATCCAACAAGGTTGGTTTGACTTTGATGTAATCGTAGCAACTCCTGACATGATGGGCGAAGTTGGTAAACTTGGTCGTGTATTAGGACCTAAAGGTTTAATGCCAAACCCTAAAACTGGTACAGTTACTTTTGATGTAACAAAAGCTATCGAAGAAATCAAAGCTGGTAAAGTAGAATACCGTGCTGATAAAGCTGGTATTATCCACGCTCCTATCGGTAAAGTTTCTTTCTCAGCAGAAAAATTAGTAGAAAACTTCTTAGCTGTTTTTGACGTAGTGCAAAAAGCAAAACCTGCTGCAGCTAAAGGTACTTACATGAAATCTGTAAATATTACAACTACAATGGGTCCAGCTATTAAAGTTGACGCTTCTAACGTAGTAGTAAAATAA
- the rplK gene encoding 50S ribosomal protein L11, protein MAKKVIKVVKLQIPAGKANPAPPVGPALGQAGVNIMGFCKEFNARTADQAGLIIPVEISVFEDRSFTFITKTPPAAVLLKVAAGIQSGSGEPNRKKVATVKRDKVREIAETKMPDLNAASVEAAMLMVEGTARSMGIVIED, encoded by the coding sequence GTGGCTAAAAAAGTTATTAAAGTTGTAAAACTTCAAATCCCTGCTGGTAAAGCTAACCCAGCTCCACCGGTTGGTCCTGCATTAGGTCAAGCGGGTGTGAACATCATGGGATTCTGTAAGGAATTCAATGCGCGTACTGCTGATCAAGCTGGTCTTATTATTCCAGTTGAAATTTCAGTATTCGAAGATCGTTCTTTCACTTTCATTACAAAAACTCCACCTGCAGCAGTTCTACTTAAAGTAGCAGCTGGTATCCAATCTGGATCTGGTGAACCAAACCGTAAAAAAGTGGCAACGGTTAAACGTGATAAAGTTCGCGAAATCGCTGAAACTAAAATGCCAGACCTTAACGCTGCTTCAGTGGAAGCTGCTATGTTAATGGTTGAAGGTACTGCACGAAGCATGGGTATTGTTATCGAAGACTAA
- the nusG gene encoding transcription termination/antitermination protein NusG, giving the protein MEKNWYVVHTYSGYENRVKANLEKRVETMGMQDKIFRVIVPEHEETEMKDGKKRTMMRKVFPGYVLVELIMTDDSWYVVRNTPGVTGFIGSSGGGAKPTPLLPEEADRLLQQMGMTDKVVEVDITVGEAVEVLEGPFAHFQGRVEEIDTEKGKIKVTVDMFGRETIMELDFEQVQKL; this is encoded by the coding sequence ATGGAGAAAAATTGGTATGTTGTTCATACGTATTCAGGGTATGAAAACCGTGTAAAAGCAAACCTAGAGAAACGTGTAGAAACAATGGGAATGCAAGATAAAATCTTCCGTGTGATTGTTCCTGAGCATGAAGAAACAGAAATGAAAGATGGGAAAAAACGTACAATGATGCGTAAAGTTTTCCCTGGTTATGTGTTAGTAGAGTTAATCATGACAGATGACTCTTGGTATGTAGTTCGAAATACGCCTGGTGTTACGGGCTTTATCGGTTCGTCTGGTGGAGGAGCAAAACCAACACCTTTATTACCAGAAGAAGCGGATCGTCTACTGCAACAAATGGGTATGACTGATAAAGTTGTAGAAGTGGATATTACTGTTGGTGAAGCAGTGGAAGTATTAGAAGGGCCGTTTGCTCATTTCCAAGGGCGTGTTGAAGAAATTGACACAGAAAAAGGCAAAATAAAAGTGACGGTTGATATGTTTGGACGCGAAACAATTATGGAACTAGATTTCGAACAAGTTCAAAAGTTATAG
- the secE gene encoding preprotein translocase subunit SecE has product MGKIKGFFSDVMSEMRKTSWPKSKELTKYTVVVISTVVIMALFFVLVDLGISSLFRWYLDL; this is encoded by the coding sequence ATGGGCAAGATCAAAGGCTTTTTCAGCGATGTAATGTCGGAAATGCGCAAAACAAGCTGGCCGAAAAGTAAAGAACTGACGAAATATACAGTCGTTGTAATTTCAACTGTTGTCATTATGGCTTTATTTTTTGTGTTAGTTGACTTAGGTATTTCATCATTATTCCGCTGGTACTTAGATTTATAA
- the rpmG gene encoding 50S ribosomal protein L33, with amino-acid sequence MAKKVVLNCEKCGSRNYTFPAKEGSTVRLELKKFCSHCNEHTMHKQTL; translated from the coding sequence ATGGCAAAAAAAGTCGTGCTAAATTGCGAGAAATGTGGTTCGAGAAATTACACGTTCCCAGCTAAAGAAGGCTCAACTGTACGTCTCGAATTAAAGAAATTTTGCTCGCATTGCAATGAACATACAATGCATAAACAAACGCTATAA
- the sigH gene encoding RNA polymerase sporulation sigma factor SigH — protein sequence MFKNSIVQVTQDFERFNDEELIEMVHQGNTDALDYLITKYRLLVRAKARSYFLIGADKEDIVQEGMIGLYKAIRDFKGDKLASFRAFAELCITRQIITAIKTATRQKHIPLNSYISLDKPIFDEESDRTLMDVLTGAIMDDPEELMIHREEFGYLEEKMSEILSELELQVLALYLDGQSYHEISAKLNRHVKSIDNALQRVKRKLERHLVLEEMS from the coding sequence ATGTTTAAAAATAGCATTGTACAAGTGACACAAGATTTTGAACGATTCAATGATGAAGAGCTTATTGAAATGGTGCATCAAGGTAATACAGATGCGTTGGATTATTTAATTACGAAATACCGTTTGTTAGTAAGAGCGAAGGCGAGATCCTATTTCTTAATTGGAGCAGATAAGGAAGACATTGTGCAGGAAGGCATGATAGGCTTATATAAAGCGATTCGTGATTTTAAAGGAGATAAGCTTGCATCTTTCAGGGCTTTTGCAGAGCTATGTATTACAAGGCAGATTATCACGGCTATTAAAACAGCAACTAGGCAAAAGCATATACCTCTAAATTCCTATATCTCTTTGGACAAGCCTATATTCGACGAAGAGTCAGATCGAACGCTTATGGATGTGCTAACAGGTGCTATTATGGATGATCCAGAAGAATTGATGATTCATAGAGAAGAGTTTGGATATTTAGAAGAAAAGATGAGTGAGATTTTAAGTGAATTAGAGCTACAAGTTTTAGCCTTATATCTAGACGGTCAGTCTTATCATGAAATTTCCGCTAAATTAAATCGTCATGTGAAATCTATTGATAATGCATTGCAGCGGGTAAAGCGCAAATTAGAACGTCATTTAGTGCTTGAGGAAATGTCTTAG
- a CDS encoding NYN domain-containing protein yields MKNILLVDGYNMIGSWKELRPLRDTNFEDARRRLIELMAEYKAAMGWRVIIVFDAHLVPGVEQSYIENDVEVIYTRKNETADERIEKMTHELKARNVQIHVATSDMAEQSVIFGNGALRKSARELEIDTSIIQHKITHDVKRKQESKPPSRIELKPDVALAFEKWRRGMK; encoded by the coding sequence ATGAAAAACATTTTGCTTGTTGATGGCTATAATATGATTGGATCTTGGAAAGAGCTGCGGCCATTGCGTGATACGAATTTTGAAGATGCGCGAAGAAGGTTGATAGAACTCATGGCTGAATATAAAGCGGCAATGGGTTGGCGCGTAATTATTGTTTTTGACGCACACCTTGTACCAGGAGTAGAGCAATCTTATATAGAAAATGATGTAGAAGTCATTTATACACGAAAAAATGAAACAGCAGATGAACGTATTGAAAAAATGACGCATGAATTAAAGGCTAGAAATGTACAAATTCATGTAGCAACCTCTGATATGGCAGAGCAAAGTGTTATATTTGGGAATGGTGCTCTAAGGAAATCGGCTAGAGAGCTAGAAATTGATACAAGTATTATCCAACATAAAATTACGCATGATGTGAAGCGAAAACAAGAAAGTAAGCCACCTTCTCGTATAGAATTAAAGCCAGATGTTGCGCTCGCCTTTGAAAAATGGCGACGAGGGATGAAATGA
- the rlmB gene encoding 23S rRNA (guanosine(2251)-2'-O)-methyltransferase RlmB translates to MAEQNGEIIAGKNPVLEALRSGRDMNKVWIAEGVKKSGVNELLDLARERGVIVQFVPKKKVDQLSSANHQGIVASVAAYEYAELEDLFAAAANKQEDPFFLVLDELEDPHNLGSIMRTADAIGAHGIIIPKRRSVSLTAVVAKASTGAIEHVPVVRVNNLAQTIDELKERGVWIAGTDAKGSADYRKMDATLPLAIIIGSEGKGMGRLLKEKCDFLYHLPMVGHVTSLNASVAAALLMYEVYRKRQEAIE, encoded by the coding sequence ATGGCAGAACAAAATGGTGAAATTATTGCCGGTAAAAACCCAGTGTTAGAAGCACTTCGTTCAGGCCGCGATATGAATAAAGTATGGATTGCAGAAGGAGTAAAAAAATCGGGTGTCAATGAACTGCTAGATTTAGCCCGTGAACGTGGTGTTATAGTTCAATTTGTCCCAAAAAAGAAAGTTGATCAATTATCAAGTGCCAATCACCAAGGAATCGTTGCTTCTGTTGCCGCATATGAGTATGCTGAACTTGAGGACTTATTTGCAGCAGCAGCTAATAAACAGGAAGATCCCTTTTTCTTAGTCCTAGATGAGTTAGAGGACCCTCATAATCTAGGGTCTATTATGAGAACGGCTGATGCTATAGGAGCACATGGTATAATTATTCCTAAGCGTCGATCAGTGAGTTTAACAGCAGTAGTGGCAAAGGCATCTACAGGTGCGATTGAACATGTTCCCGTTGTACGTGTAAACAATCTTGCTCAAACAATCGATGAATTAAAAGAACGCGGTGTATGGATTGCGGGTACAGATGCGAAGGGATCTGCAGATTATCGAAAGATGGATGCAACATTACCATTAGCCATCATTATTGGTAGCGAGGGCAAGGGAATGGGTCGTTTATTAAAAGAAAAATGCGATTTTTTATATCACCTACCAATGGTTGGGCATGTCACATCACTGAACGCATCAGTAGCAGCGGCTCTTTTAATGTACGAAGTGTATCGTAAACGTCAAGAAGCGATTGAATAA
- a CDS encoding Mini-ribonuclease 3, with the protein METRVIKLDKLRNEDVKQLNALALAYMGDAVLEQKIREYLLRSGRVKPNTLHREATRYVSAKAQSMIVHRMMDENYLTEEELAVFRRGRNAKSGSVPKNTDVQTYRNSSGFEAVLGSLYLLNELERVYEIIAYAIQIIEESKGVSK; encoded by the coding sequence ATGGAAACGAGGGTAATTAAGTTGGATAAACTTCGCAATGAAGATGTTAAACAATTAAATGCGCTGGCGTTAGCCTATATGGGTGATGCTGTATTGGAACAAAAAATTCGAGAATATTTGTTACGCTCTGGTCGTGTTAAACCTAATACACTTCATCGAGAGGCAACTCGCTACGTATCAGCAAAAGCGCAATCTATGATCGTTCATCGCATGATGGATGAAAATTATTTAACAGAGGAGGAATTGGCTGTGTTCCGCCGTGGACGCAATGCCAAATCCGGCTCTGTACCAAAAAATACTGATGTCCAAACCTATCGTAATAGCTCAGGTTTTGAGGCGGTGCTTGGTAGTTTATATTTATTAAATGAACTAGAACGCGTCTACGAAATCATTGCATATGCTATTCAAATAATCGAGGAATCAAAAGGAGTGTCTAAATAA
- the cysS gene encoding cysteine--tRNA ligase: MGIQIFNSLTRQKETFVPLEEGKVKMYVCGPTVYNYIHIGNSRPVIVYDTVRRYFQYKGYDVKFVSNFTDVDDKIIKAANELGEEVHELTERFIAAYFEDVTALGCKKADVHPRVTEHMDDIIQFIQVLIDKGYAYESAGDVYYRTRKFDGYGKLSHQSVDDLKIGARIEAGEKKDDALDFALWKAAKPGEIFWESPWGDGRPGWHIECSVMAREHLGDTIDIHAGGQDLTFPHHENEIAQSEAHNNKTFARYWMHNGYINIDNEKMSKSLGNFILVNDIRKQIDPQILRFFMLSVHYRHPINFAKDLVEAAAAGLERIRTAYNNVKHRLTTTVSLGDHSEEWLSKIAEQKAQFEEAMDDDFNTANAISVLFEIARIANIYLNEANTCKKVLETFIETFEVLGDVLGIEFAKEEELLDEEIEALLQERVEARKNRDFARSDEIRDHLQAQGIILEDTRQGTRWKRG, from the coding sequence ATGGGTATTCAAATTTTTAACTCATTAACAAGACAAAAAGAAACCTTCGTCCCGCTAGAAGAAGGTAAGGTGAAAATGTATGTCTGCGGTCCAACTGTTTATAACTATATCCATATTGGGAACTCACGTCCTGTAATTGTTTATGATACAGTACGTCGTTATTTTCAATATAAAGGCTATGATGTAAAGTTTGTGTCCAATTTTACGGATGTAGACGATAAAATTATTAAAGCAGCAAATGAGCTAGGTGAAGAAGTGCATGAATTAACAGAGCGCTTTATTGCAGCCTATTTTGAGGATGTTACGGCACTAGGATGCAAAAAAGCAGATGTTCATCCACGTGTGACAGAGCATATGGACGATATCATTCAATTTATTCAAGTGTTAATTGATAAGGGCTATGCTTATGAGTCTGCTGGAGATGTGTATTATCGTACTCGTAAATTTGATGGCTACGGTAAATTATCACACCAATCAGTTGACGATTTAAAAATCGGTGCTCGTATTGAAGCAGGCGAGAAAAAAGATGATGCATTAGATTTTGCTTTATGGAAAGCGGCTAAGCCAGGTGAGATTTTCTGGGAAAGCCCATGGGGAGATGGCCGTCCAGGTTGGCACATTGAGTGTTCTGTAATGGCTCGTGAACATTTAGGAGATACTATTGATATTCATGCTGGTGGGCAAGATTTAACTTTCCCACATCACGAAAATGAAATTGCCCAATCAGAAGCACACAATAATAAGACATTTGCTCGTTATTGGATGCATAACGGGTATATTAATATAGATAATGAAAAGATGTCCAAATCTCTTGGGAATTTCATTCTTGTGAATGATATTCGTAAACAAATTGACCCGCAGATACTACGTTTCTTTATGTTATCTGTCCATTATCGCCATCCAATTAACTTTGCGAAGGATTTAGTAGAAGCTGCTGCTGCAGGTTTAGAGCGCATTCGTACAGCTTACAACAACGTGAAACATCGCCTTACGACTACAGTAAGCTTAGGTGACCATTCAGAAGAATGGCTTAGCAAAATTGCGGAACAAAAAGCACAGTTTGAAGAGGCAATGGATGATGACTTTAATACAGCCAATGCGATTTCTGTATTATTTGAAATAGCTCGTATTGCTAATATTTACTTAAATGAAGCCAATACTTGCAAGAAGGTATTAGAAACCTTTATTGAAACTTTTGAAGTACTAGGTGACGTCCTAGGTATTGAATTCGCAAAAGAAGAAGAACTATTAGACGAAGAAATTGAAGCATTGCTACAAGAGCGCGTGGAGGCACGTAAAAATCGTGATTTTGCTCGTTCTGATGAGATCCGTGACCATTTGCAAGCCCAAGGTATCATTTTAGAAGATACACGACAAGGAACTAGATGGAAACGAGGGTAA
- the gltX gene encoding glutamate--tRNA ligase — protein sequence MTKEVRVRYAPSPTGFLHIGGARTALFNYLYAKHHNGKFIVRIEDTDIERNVEGGEASQLDNLKWLGIEYDESIDIGGPYAPYRQMERLDIYKEHAEKLLEQGVAYKCFCSSEKLEASREEQKARGVAAPTYDGTCRHLSADEVAAKEAAGEPYTIRMRIPENVTYEFEDLVRGQVTFESKDIGDWVLVKANGIPTYNYAVVLDDHFMEISHVFRGEEHLSNTPKQMMIFDAFGWEYPRFGHMTLIINENRKKLSKRDESIIQFVTQYKDLGYLPEAMFNFFALLGWSPEGEEEIFSKEEFIKIFDEKRLSKSPSMFDKQKLTWMNNQYIKKLSLEEVVALSLPHLQKAGLLPEELTAEQHAWATDLIALYHDQMSFGAEIVELSSLFFNEHIEYDEEAKEVLAGEQVPEVMAAFKAQLEELEEFTPDAVKAAIKAVQKTTGHKGKNLFMPIRVVTTGETHGPELPNAICLIGKEKAIDRVEKFAQ from the coding sequence ATGACGAAAGAAGTTCGCGTTCGTTACGCGCCATCTCCAACAGGTTTTTTACATATCGGTGGAGCGCGTACAGCATTATTCAATTATTTATATGCAAAACATCATAACGGTAAATTCATTGTACGTATTGAAGATACGGATATTGAACGTAATGTAGAGGGCGGAGAAGCATCTCAGCTAGATAACCTAAAATGGTTAGGTATTGAATATGATGAGTCCATTGATATTGGTGGACCTTATGCGCCTTATCGTCAAATGGAACGTCTTGATATTTATAAAGAGCACGCTGAAAAACTATTAGAGCAAGGTGTAGCCTACAAGTGTTTCTGTTCCTCTGAAAAACTTGAAGCATCTCGTGAAGAACAAAAAGCAAGAGGTGTAGCAGCTCCAACTTATGATGGTACATGCCGCCACTTATCAGCAGATGAAGTCGCAGCGAAAGAAGCGGCGGGTGAGCCATATACAATCCGTATGCGCATTCCAGAAAATGTAACATATGAATTTGAGGACTTAGTTCGTGGACAAGTTACATTTGAGTCTAAAGATATTGGTGATTGGGTACTTGTAAAAGCAAATGGTATTCCAACATACAACTATGCAGTTGTTTTAGACGATCACTTTATGGAAATCTCTCACGTTTTCCGTGGTGAAGAGCATTTATCGAATACACCAAAGCAAATGATGATCTTTGATGCATTTGGTTGGGAATATCCACGCTTTGGTCATATGACATTAATTATTAACGAAAACCGTAAAAAGCTATCTAAGCGTGATGAATCGATTATTCAATTTGTTACGCAATATAAGGATTTAGGCTATCTTCCTGAAGCAATGTTCAACTTCTTTGCATTACTTGGTTGGTCTCCAGAAGGGGAAGAGGAGATTTTCTCAAAAGAAGAATTTATTAAAATCTTTGATGAAAAACGTCTTTCTAAATCACCGTCTATGTTCGATAAGCAAAAACTAACATGGATGAATAATCAATATATTAAAAAACTATCTTTAGAAGAAGTGGTCGCATTATCTTTACCTCACTTACAAAAAGCAGGCTTATTACCTGAAGAACTTACTGCAGAGCAACATGCATGGGCGACGGATTTAATTGCACTTTATCATGACCAAATGAGCTTTGGTGCAGAAATTGTCGAATTATCTAGCCTATTCTTTAACGAGCATATTGAATATGATGAAGAAGCGAAAGAGGTTTTAGCAGGAGAGCAAGTACCAGAAGTAATGGCAGCGTTTAAAGCGCAATTGGAGGAACTAGAAGAGTTTACACCGGATGCGGTAAAAGCTGCGATTAAAGCTGTACAAAAGACAACTGGCCATAAAGGTAAAAATCTGTTTATGCCAATCCGTGTTGTGACAACAGGTGAAACACATGGACCAGAGCTGCCAAACGCCATTTGTTTAATTGGTAAAGAGAAAGCAATTGACCGTGTAGAAAAATTTGCGCAATAA
- the ispF gene encoding 2-C-methyl-D-erythritol 2,4-cyclodiphosphate synthase, with translation MFRIGQGFDVHAFEEGRPLIIGGITIPHEKGLVGHSDADVLLHTVTDAALGAIGEGDIGRHFPDTDPAFKDADSAKLLEYIWKIVEDKGYALGNVDCTIMAQRPKMAPYIGQMQQRIAELLHAEPSQVNVKATTTERLGFTGREEGIAAMATILLIKK, from the coding sequence ATGTTTCGAATTGGACAAGGTTTTGACGTACATGCATTTGAAGAAGGGCGTCCATTAATTATTGGTGGCATTACAATTCCGCATGAAAAAGGACTAGTAGGACATTCTGATGCGGATGTTCTTTTACACACTGTCACAGATGCAGCTCTAGGAGCAATTGGAGAAGGGGATATTGGCCGTCATTTTCCAGATACAGACCCTGCATTTAAGGACGCAGATTCAGCAAAATTATTAGAGTACATTTGGAAAATTGTTGAGGATAAGGGTTATGCTCTAGGTAATGTGGATTGTACCATTATGGCGCAACGTCCTAAAATGGCACCCTATATTGGACAGATGCAACAGCGCATTGCTGAATTATTACACGCAGAGCCTTCACAAGTAAATGTTAAGGCAACAACAACCGAACGATTAGGCTTTACAGGTCGCGAGGAAGGTATAGCGGCAATGGCCACGATTCTTTTGATTAAGAAATAA
- the epsC gene encoding serine O-acetyltransferase EpsC: MSLNEWLNQKVPEITGSLTSINKQYIDVDNSIGFDGRDRVIKIIDNFHEVLFPGIYTKRPIDETRVNVVCSNKLRETAIDLRDIIEKVLFYNMEDSDPANCEKYCREQADKIVMNLINRFPAIRQVLQTDIQAAYNGDPAALSTEEILLSYPSIVAVYIHRIAHELYEMGVQIVPRIMSEYAHRLTGIDIHPGATIGESFFIDHGTGVVIGETCTIGKNVKIYQGVTLGALSFPLDENGNPIKGIKRHPNIADNVVIYAGATILGGETTIGHDSVLGSNIWLTHSVPPYSRVYNSQPSPNISNSQMKNIEYHI; this comes from the coding sequence GTGTCATTAAATGAATGGTTAAATCAAAAGGTTCCCGAAATTACAGGTTCATTAACAAGTATAAATAAACAGTACATCGACGTTGACAACTCAATAGGCTTTGATGGACGGGATCGGGTTATAAAAATAATAGATAATTTCCATGAGGTGCTGTTTCCTGGCATTTATACAAAAAGACCTATTGATGAAACAAGAGTGAACGTAGTTTGCAGTAATAAGCTGCGAGAAACAGCAATAGATTTACGGGATATTATCGAAAAAGTATTGTTTTATAATATGGAGGACAGTGATCCTGCCAATTGCGAGAAGTATTGCCGTGAACAAGCAGACAAAATTGTTATGAATTTGATTAATCGGTTTCCTGCCATTCGTCAAGTGTTACAAACAGATATTCAAGCGGCATATAATGGTGACCCAGCAGCTCTATCCACAGAGGAAATTTTGCTAAGCTATCCATCTATTGTGGCTGTTTATATTCACCGAATCGCACATGAGCTATATGAGATGGGCGTACAAATTGTACCTCGTATTATGTCAGAATACGCACATCGATTAACGGGTATCGATATTCATCCGGGGGCTACCATAGGAGAATCATTCTTTATTGACCACGGAACAGGGGTCGTCATCGGTGAAACTTGTACTATTGGAAAGAATGTGAAAATTTATCAAGGTGTAACATTAGGTGCACTAAGCTTCCCGTTAGATGAAAACGGTAATCCGATTAAGGGCATTAAGCGTCATCCGAATATTGCTGACAATGTTGTCATTTATGCTGGTGCTACGATTTTAGGGGGCGAGACGACGATTGGGCACGATTCCGTCTTAGGGAGTAATATTTGGCTAACACATTCTGTTCCCCCTTATTCACGTGTTTACAATTCACAGCCATCACCGAATATTAGCAACAGTCAAATGAAAAATATAGAGTATCATATTTAA